One Idiomarina loihiensis L2TR genomic window carries:
- the ndk gene encoding nucleoside-diphosphate kinase — translation MALERTLSIIKPDAVAKNLIGAIYNRFESAGLRIVGAKMMHLSKEQAEGFYAEHKERPFFGALVEFMTSGPIVVQVLEGEDAVRKNRDIMGATNPAEALAGTIRADYAETIDENAVHGSDATESAAREISYFFSDEEVCQRTR, via the coding sequence ATGGCTTTAGAGCGCACTCTATCAATTATCAAGCCTGATGCAGTTGCAAAAAACTTAATCGGCGCTATCTATAACCGTTTTGAATCTGCTGGTCTTCGCATTGTTGGTGCTAAAATGATGCACTTAAGCAAAGAACAGGCAGAAGGTTTCTACGCAGAACACAAAGAACGTCCTTTCTTTGGCGCTTTGGTTGAATTCATGACTTCAGGCCCTATCGTTGTTCAGGTTCTTGAAGGTGAAGACGCTGTACGTAAGAACCGCGACATCATGGGTGCTACGAATCCTGCAGAAGCACTGGCAGGAACTATTCGTGCCGACTATGCTGAAACTATAGACGAAAATGCGGTACATGGTTCAGATGCAACTGAATCTGCTGCACGTGAAATCTCTTACT